The proteins below are encoded in one region of Mycobacterium shinjukuense:
- the serA gene encoding phosphoglycerate dehydrogenase encodes MNLPVVLIADKLAQSTVAALGDQVEVRWVDGPDREKLLAAVGEADALLVRSATTVDAEVLAAAPKLKIVARAGVGLDNVDVEAATARGVLVVNAPTSNIHSAAEHALALLLAASRQIPAADASLREHTWKRSSFSGTEIFGKTVGVVGLGRIGQLVAQRIAAFGAHVVAYDPYVSPARAAQLGIELVSLDELLARSDFISVHLPKTPETAGLIDKEALAKTKPGVIIVNAARGGLVDEAALAEAIISGHVRAAGLDVFATEPCTDSPLFELPQVVVTPHLGASTAEAQDRAGTDVAESVRLALAGEFVPDAVNVGGGVVSEEVAPWLDLVRKLGVLAGVLSDELPVSLSVQVRGELATEEVEVLKLSALRGLFSAVIEDAVTFVNAPALAAERGVTAEISKASESPNHRSVVDVRAVAPDGSVVNVSGTLYGPQLSQKIVQINGRHFDLRAQGINLVIHYVDRPGALGKIGTLLGAAGVNIQAAQLSEDAEGPGATILLRLDQDVPGDVRSAIAAAVDAYKLEVVDLS; translated from the coding sequence GTGAACTTGCCTGTTGTGTTGATCGCCGACAAACTCGCCCAATCCACCGTTGCCGCCCTGGGAGATCAGGTCGAGGTGCGCTGGGTAGACGGTCCTGACCGGGAGAAGCTGCTGGCCGCCGTGGGCGAAGCCGACGCGCTGCTGGTGCGGTCGGCCACCACCGTGGACGCCGAGGTGCTGGCCGCCGCGCCCAAGCTGAAGATCGTCGCGCGCGCCGGCGTCGGGCTGGACAACGTCGACGTGGAAGCCGCCACCGCCCGCGGCGTGCTGGTGGTCAATGCCCCCACATCGAACATCCACAGCGCCGCGGAGCATGCCCTGGCGCTGCTGCTGGCCGCGTCGCGGCAGATCCCGGCGGCCGATGCTTCGCTGCGCGAGCACACCTGGAAGCGTTCGTCGTTCTCCGGCACCGAGATTTTCGGCAAAACCGTCGGCGTGGTGGGCCTGGGCCGGATCGGCCAACTGGTCGCCCAGCGGATCGCCGCGTTCGGCGCCCACGTCGTCGCCTATGACCCGTACGTTTCGCCGGCCCGTGCCGCACAGCTGGGCATCGAGCTGGTGTCCCTGGACGAGCTGCTGGCCCGCTCCGACTTCATCTCGGTGCACCTGCCGAAGACGCCCGAGACCGCGGGACTGATCGACAAGGAGGCCCTGGCGAAGACCAAGCCCGGCGTCATCATCGTCAACGCCGCGCGCGGCGGCCTGGTGGACGAGGCGGCGCTGGCCGAGGCGATCATCAGCGGCCACGTCCGTGCGGCCGGGCTTGACGTGTTCGCCACCGAACCGTGCACCGACAGCCCGCTGTTCGAGCTTCCGCAGGTGGTCGTCACACCGCATCTGGGGGCATCGACCGCGGAAGCCCAGGATCGGGCCGGCACCGACGTCGCCGAGAGCGTTCGATTGGCCTTGGCCGGAGAGTTCGTTCCCGACGCGGTCAACGTCGGCGGCGGCGTGGTCAGCGAGGAAGTGGCGCCCTGGTTGGATCTGGTGCGCAAGCTCGGCGTGCTGGCAGGTGTGTTGTCGGATGAACTGCCCGTGTCGTTATCGGTGCAGGTTCGCGGCGAGCTGGCCACCGAAGAGGTTGAAGTGCTGAAGCTCTCGGCGTTGCGCGGTCTGTTTTCGGCGGTGATCGAGGACGCGGTGACGTTCGTCAATGCGCCGGCGCTGGCGGCCGAGCGTGGGGTCACCGCCGAAATCTCTAAGGCCTCGGAAAGTCCGAACCATCGCAGCGTCGTCGACGTTCGTGCGGTTGCTCCGGACGGCTCGGTGGTCAACGTCTCCGGCACGCTGTACGGCCCGCAACTGTCGCAGAAGATCGTGCAGATCAACGGCCGCCACTTTGACCTGCGTGCCCAAGGGATCAACCTGGTCATCCACTATGTCGACCGGCCAGGAGCGTTGGGCAAGATCGGCACGTTGCTGGGTGCGGCCGGGGTGAACATCCAGGCCGCGCAGCTCTCCGAAGATGCCGAAGGTCCGGGCGCCACGATTCTGCTGCGGCTGGACCAAGACGTTCCCGGCGACGTGCGGTCGGCGATCGCGGCGGCGGTGGACGCCTACAAGCTCGAGGTTGTTGATCTGTCGTGA
- a CDS encoding 3-isopropylmalate dehydrogenase, translated as MKLAIIAGDGIGPEVTAEAVKVLDAVLPGVQKTSYDLGARRFQATGEVLPDSVVAELREHDAILLGAIGDPSVPSGVLERGLLLRLRFELDHHINLRPARLYPGVASPLSGNREIDFVVVREGTEGPYTGTGGAIRVGTPNEVATEVSLNTAFGVRRVVADAFGRARQRRKHLTLVHKTNVLTFAGGLWSRTVQQIGERYPDVEVAYQHVDAATIHMVTDPGRFDVIVTDNLFGDIITDLAAAVCGGIGLAASGNIDATRTNPSMFEPVHGSAPDIAGQGIADPTAAIMSVALLLSHLGEHDAAARVDRAVEAHLATRGRERLATSDVGERIVAAL; from the coding sequence ATGAAACTCGCGATCATCGCCGGCGACGGGATCGGGCCCGAGGTAACCGCCGAGGCGGTCAAAGTCCTCGACGCGGTCCTGCCGGGTGTTCAGAAGACCAGTTATGACCTGGGTGCGCGGCGCTTTCAGGCCACCGGCGAAGTGCTCCCGGACTCGGTGGTGGCCGAGCTGCGCGAGCACGACGCCATCCTGCTGGGGGCGATCGGTGACCCGTCGGTCCCCAGCGGCGTGCTGGAGCGAGGGCTGTTGCTGCGGCTGCGGTTCGAGCTGGATCACCACATCAACCTGCGGCCGGCCCGGCTGTATCCGGGGGTGGCCAGTCCGCTCTCCGGTAACCGCGAGATCGATTTCGTGGTGGTGCGCGAGGGCACCGAGGGACCCTACACCGGAACCGGCGGGGCGATTCGCGTCGGCACGCCCAACGAGGTGGCCACCGAGGTCAGTCTCAACACCGCGTTCGGGGTGCGGCGCGTGGTCGCCGACGCGTTCGGACGGGCCCGGCAGCGTCGCAAACACCTGACGCTGGTGCACAAGACGAACGTGCTGACCTTCGCCGGCGGACTGTGGTCGCGAACCGTGCAGCAGATCGGCGAACGCTACCCCGACGTCGAGGTGGCCTATCAGCACGTCGACGCGGCCACCATCCACATGGTCACCGACCCGGGTCGGTTCGACGTGATCGTCACCGACAACCTGTTCGGTGACATCATCACCGACCTGGCCGCGGCGGTATGCGGCGGCATCGGCCTGGCGGCCAGCGGGAATATCGACGCCACCCGGACCAATCCGTCGATGTTCGAGCCGGTGCATGGCAGCGCGCCAGACATCGCCGGCCAGGGTATCGCCGATCCGACCGCGGCGATCATGTCGGTGGCGCTGTTGCTGTCCCACCTTGGCGAGCACGACGCCGCTGCCCGGGTGGACCGGGCCGTCGAGGCCCACCTGGCAACTCGCGGACGCGAACGGCTTGCCACCAGCGATGTCGGCGAACGGATAGTCGCCGCGCTCTAG
- a CDS encoding fumarylacetoacetate hydrolase family protein, protein MRLGRIASPDGVAFVGIDGEPDDPAGMTAHEIAEHPFGTPTFTGRSWPLADVRLLAPILASKVVGVGKNYTGHIAEMGGRPPADPVIFLKPNTAIIGPNAPIRLPANASPVHFEGELAIVIGRPCKDVPAGEAADNILGYTIGNDVSARDQQQADGQWTRAKGHDTFCPLGPWIVTDLDPLDPADLELRTAVNGDVKQHARTSLMIHDVGAIVEWISAIMTLLPGDLILTGTPAGVGPIEDGDTVSITIEGIGTLTNPVVRKGKS, encoded by the coding sequence ATGCGTCTTGGTCGAATCGCCAGCCCAGACGGCGTCGCCTTCGTCGGCATCGACGGCGAACCGGACGACCCCGCCGGCATGACCGCACACGAAATCGCCGAGCATCCCTTCGGCACCCCGACGTTCACCGGCAGGTCCTGGCCGTTGGCCGATGTTCGGCTGCTGGCTCCGATACTGGCCAGCAAGGTGGTCGGCGTCGGCAAGAACTACACCGGCCATATCGCCGAGATGGGTGGCCGGCCGCCGGCTGACCCGGTGATCTTCCTCAAGCCCAACACCGCGATCATCGGACCCAATGCGCCGATTCGATTGCCCGCCAACGCATCGCCGGTGCACTTCGAGGGCGAGCTGGCGATCGTGATCGGCCGGCCGTGCAAGGACGTCCCGGCCGGCGAGGCCGCCGACAACATTCTCGGCTACACCATCGGCAACGATGTGTCGGCCCGGGATCAGCAGCAGGCCGACGGCCAGTGGACGCGGGCCAAGGGACACGACACCTTCTGCCCGCTCGGGCCGTGGATCGTCACCGACCTAGATCCGCTAGACCCGGCCGATCTCGAACTGCGCACCGCCGTCAACGGTGACGTCAAGCAGCACGCCCGCACCTCGCTGATGATCCACGACGTCGGCGCCATCGTGGAATGGATCTCGGCGATAATGACCTTGCTGCCCGGTGATCTCATCCTCACCGGAACACCCGCGGGCGTCGGTCCCATCGAGGACGGTGACACCGTGTCCATCACCATCGAGGGAATCGGTACCCTCACCAATCCCGTAGTCCGCAAAGGAAAGTCGTGA
- the gltX gene encoding glutamate--tRNA ligase encodes MTEAETVRVRFCPSPTGTPHVGMVRTALFNWAYARHTGGTFVFRIEDTDAQRDSEESYLALLDALRWLGLNWDEGPEVGGPYGPYRQSQRTEIYRDVLARLLAAGEAYHAFSTPEEVEARHIAAGRNPKLGYDNFDRQLTDAQRAAYRAEGRKPVVRLRMPDEDLGWNDLVRGPTTFAEGSVPDFALTRANGDPLYTLVNPCDDALMKITHVLRGEDLLPSTPRQLALYQALIRIGVAERIPEFAHLPTVLGEGTKKLSKRDPQSNLFAHRDRGFIPEGLLNYLALLGWSIADDRDLFSLDEMVAAFDVADVNSNPARFDQKKADALNAEHIRMLDVHDFTARLRRYMDSHGQHVGLDEAGFAQAAELVQTRIVVLGDAWDLLKFLNDSHYAIDPKAAAKELVADAGPVLDAAVAALSDVTDWTTARIEDALKAALIEGLALKPRTAFGPIRVAATGTTISPPLFESLQLLGRDRSLRRLRAAREHVRSG; translated from the coding sequence GTGACCGAAGCAGAAACCGTCCGGGTCCGCTTCTGCCCGTCGCCCACCGGCACACCGCACGTGGGGATGGTGCGCACCGCGTTGTTCAACTGGGCCTACGCCCGGCACACCGGGGGCACCTTCGTTTTTCGCATCGAGGACACCGACGCCCAACGCGACAGCGAGGAAAGCTATCTGGCGCTGCTGGACGCGCTGCGGTGGCTGGGTCTGAATTGGGACGAGGGGCCCGAGGTGGGCGGGCCGTACGGCCCGTACCGGCAGTCGCAGCGCACCGAAATCTACCGCGACGTGCTGGCCCGGCTGCTCGCGGCGGGCGAGGCCTACCACGCGTTCTCCACGCCGGAGGAGGTCGAGGCCCGCCACATCGCCGCCGGCCGCAACCCCAAGCTGGGCTATGACAACTTCGACCGCCAGCTGACCGACGCGCAGCGCGCGGCGTACCGGGCGGAGGGCCGTAAGCCGGTGGTGCGGCTGCGGATGCCCGACGAGGATCTCGGCTGGAACGACCTGGTGCGCGGGCCCACGACGTTCGCGGAGGGCTCGGTGCCCGACTTCGCGCTGACCCGGGCCAACGGAGATCCGTTGTACACCTTGGTTAACCCCTGTGACGACGCGCTGATGAAGATCACCCACGTGCTGCGCGGCGAGGACCTGCTGCCGTCGACCCCACGCCAGCTCGCCTTGTATCAGGCGCTGATTCGCATCGGGGTCGCCGAGCGGATTCCGGAATTCGCCCACCTTCCAACGGTATTGGGGGAGGGAACCAAGAAGCTCTCCAAGCGCGACCCGCAGTCGAATTTGTTCGCCCACCGCGACCGTGGCTTCATCCCCGAAGGCCTGCTGAATTATCTTGCGTTGCTCGGCTGGTCGATTGCCGACGACCGCGACCTGTTCAGCCTCGACGAGATGGTGGCCGCGTTCGACGTTGCCGACGTCAACTCCAACCCGGCCCGGTTCGACCAGAAGAAGGCCGACGCGCTCAACGCCGAGCACATCCGGATGCTCGACGTGCACGACTTCACCGCCCGGCTGCGCCGCTACATGGACTCGCACGGCCAGCACGTCGGGTTGGACGAAGCCGGCTTCGCCCAGGCCGCCGAGCTGGTGCAGACCCGCATCGTCGTGCTTGGTGATGCGTGGGACTTGCTGAAATTCCTCAACGACAGCCACTACGCGATCGACCCCAAGGCCGCGGCCAAGGAGCTGGTTGCCGACGCGGGTCCGGTCCTGGACGCGGCCGTGGCCGCGTTGTCGGACGTGACGGACTGGACCACGGCGCGCATCGAGGACGCCCTGAAGGCCGCACTGATCGAGGGCTTGGCCCTCAAACCGCGCACGGCGTTCGGCCCGATCCGGGTCGCTGCCACCGGGACGACGATCAGCCCGCCGTTGTTCGAATCGCTGCAGCTGCTCGGCCGCGACCGCAGCCTAAGGCGGCTGCGCGCCGCGCGCGAGCACGTCCGCTCGGGGTAG